In Streptomyces canus, one DNA window encodes the following:
- a CDS encoding DUF1203 domain-containing protein: MTTYTARPVAPRVLKELRTADDAGRPPTPFTDDEGGAPLRCCLRRSEPGERIALVSYAPLRRWAAENGARPGAYDEQGPVFLHAEECAGPTAGHGYPFADAHRTVRRYSADGHILGGQLVGTVGDDAFRNAFDDPSVALVHVRAVEYGCFLYEVRRPPV; encoded by the coding sequence ATGACGACCTACACCGCACGCCCCGTCGCACCGCGGGTCCTCAAGGAGCTCCGCACCGCCGACGACGCCGGCCGCCCCCCGACCCCGTTCACCGACGACGAGGGCGGGGCGCCCCTGCGCTGCTGTCTGCGCCGCAGCGAGCCCGGCGAGCGGATCGCCCTCGTCTCCTACGCCCCTCTGCGCCGCTGGGCGGCCGAGAACGGCGCGCGTCCGGGGGCGTACGACGAGCAGGGCCCCGTCTTCCTCCACGCCGAGGAGTGCGCGGGGCCGACGGCCGGGCACGGCTACCCCTTCGCCGACGCGCACCGGACCGTGCGCCGCTACTCCGCCGACGGGCACATCCTGGGCGGGCAGCTGGTGGGGACCGTCGGCGACGACGCCTTCCGGAACGCGTTCGACGACCCGTCCGTGGCGCTCGTCCACGTCCGGGCCGTCGAGTACGGCTGTTTCCTCTACGAGGTGCGCAGGCCCCCGGTCTAA